From Streptomyces sp. NBC_01754, a single genomic window includes:
- a CDS encoding type I polyketide synthase, whose protein sequence is MRDYLKRATADLQTAKRRLREAEAAPREPIAIIGMSCRFPGGADSPEALWELVASGGDGISFFPENRGWDIDGIFDPEPAKPGKTYSREGGFVHTAGEFDADLFRMSPGEARETDAQQRLVLETSWEAVERAGIDPLSLKGSRTAVYTGLVYHDYAIGGDGGVSVLGSVASGRVAYTLGLEGPAVTVDTACSSSLVALHQAMQALRRGECSLALAGGVTVMATPHSFIGFSQQRGLSPDGRCKSFAAGADGTGWGEGVGMLLVERLSDAQRLGHPVLAVVRGSAVNQDGASNGLTAPNGPAQQRVIRQALADAQLTTADVDAVEAHGTGTTLGDPIEAQALLATYGQGRPEGRPLYLGSIKSNIGHAQAAAGVGGIIKMVQAMHHGVLPQTLHVDEPSPHIDWTAGAVELLTDTRAWPETDHPRRAAVSSFGLSGTNAHVILEQAPAEEPSDPAPDGDADGGPVGSLPVLPWILSGTSPKALRAQAESLAAFIDAHQEDATPLDLAYSLATTRAALHHRAVLLTTDPDDARTRLTALAAGDEPAGVVQGSMTNGKLAFLFTGQGSQRPGMGRELYETFPTYRDALDEAISHLDPHLPQPLRTVIWDTDNTELLDRTEYTQPALFALEVALFRLLESWGIRPDYVAGHSIGELAAAHVAGALTLQDAATLVAARGRLMQALPTTGTMIAIQATEDEIRPHLTDHVTIAALNTPTSTVISGDTTQAQTIANHFADRKTKHLRTSHAFHSPLMNPMLEEFGRTADTLTHHTPHIPLISNTTAEPHTPDPHYWTTHARDTVRFTHTLTTLHTHGVTTYLEIGPDAVLTAMAQDTLTDHHLTFTPTLRPHHNETHTTLTALSHLHTHGTTINWQAVFAHTHAHTTPLPTYAFQHQHYWWTPPENARSGGAPADPMDTVFWDTVEQGAKSEGYESLADRLEVDAAALGEVLPALNVWRQDHRELHTVDSWRYRVTWRPVSGDGLTEPLSGTWAVLIPVAGDATVEADVQAVVAGLDRAGVRTVAVNVGTKSDRDVDRADLARQLRSHVAPEDLAGVVSLLGLDGRAHDRHPALSRGGAATVVAVQALSDARITARLWCVTSGAVAVDRPGELTDPAQSALWGLGIGLSVEAPDTWGGLVDLPPAPDRQAVDRLCSVLAGSGEDQIAVRTQGVFARRMVRAARQDRTTAQQAWRPRGTTLITGATGALGAHVARWLAGHGAGHLLLTSRRGPAADGAGELAAELEALGTRVTMLACDVADRESLRAALDTVPAEHPLTGVFHAAGAPQRMAALTELSLDEVAEVARAKVLGARHLDELLGDAPLDAFVLFSSGAAVWGSTGQSAYAAANAFLDGLAHARRAQGRAVTSVAWGSWDGGMVDDELRALTERIGAPVMRPALALRALGDALDGGESHLVVADFDWSRFAPTFVLARTRPLLDALPEVQEALVEPAESADTPAGVSLADRLAGIPAAEQHRVLLDLVRTQLAQVLGYVDAAELDIERAFDSLGIDSVAAVDIRTRLGAATGLKLPTTIVFDHASPKALAGFLHAELCLDDAAAGRGAPALTGLDRLEQAIAALSPQEIQENRVSARLQALVAQVNGVVAAAGPGADVSEQLGSASADDVFDFIDNELGLA, encoded by the coding sequence CTGCGCGACTACCTCAAGCGCGCCACTGCCGATCTCCAGACGGCGAAGCGGCGTCTGCGCGAAGCCGAGGCCGCGCCGCGCGAGCCGATCGCGATCATCGGCATGAGCTGCCGGTTCCCGGGCGGGGCGGACTCGCCCGAGGCGCTGTGGGAGCTGGTCGCCTCCGGCGGTGACGGCATCTCGTTCTTCCCCGAGAACCGGGGCTGGGACATCGACGGAATCTTCGACCCGGAGCCCGCGAAACCCGGGAAGACGTACTCCCGCGAGGGCGGATTCGTGCACACGGCGGGCGAGTTCGACGCGGATCTCTTCCGGATGAGCCCCGGTGAGGCGCGCGAGACCGATGCACAGCAGCGCCTGGTCCTGGAGACGTCCTGGGAGGCCGTCGAGCGGGCCGGGATCGATCCCCTGTCCCTCAAGGGCAGCCGGACCGCCGTCTACACCGGGCTGGTGTACCACGACTACGCCATCGGCGGTGACGGCGGCGTCAGCGTCCTGGGCAGTGTGGCTTCGGGCCGAGTGGCGTACACGCTGGGGCTCGAGGGACCGGCGGTGACGGTGGACACGGCGTGTTCGTCGTCGCTGGTCGCCCTGCACCAGGCGATGCAGGCCCTACGGCGTGGTGAGTGCTCGCTCGCCCTCGCCGGCGGTGTCACCGTCATGGCGACGCCGCATTCCTTCATCGGGTTCAGCCAGCAACGCGGGCTCTCCCCCGACGGGCGGTGCAAGTCGTTCGCCGCGGGCGCCGACGGCACCGGATGGGGCGAAGGCGTCGGCATGCTCCTGGTCGAACGCCTCTCCGACGCCCAACGACTCGGCCACCCCGTACTGGCCGTGGTCCGCGGCAGCGCCGTCAACCAGGACGGCGCCAGCAACGGCCTCACCGCACCCAACGGTCCTGCCCAGCAGCGCGTCATCCGCCAGGCACTCGCCGACGCCCAGCTCACCACCGCCGACGTCGACGCCGTCGAGGCCCACGGCACCGGCACGACGCTCGGCGACCCCATCGAGGCACAAGCGCTCCTGGCCACCTACGGGCAGGGACGCCCGGAGGGCAGGCCGCTGTACCTCGGCTCCATCAAGTCCAACATCGGCCACGCGCAGGCCGCCGCCGGCGTCGGCGGGATCATCAAGATGGTCCAGGCGATGCACCACGGGGTGCTGCCGCAGACACTGCACGTCGACGAACCGTCCCCGCACATCGACTGGACGGCCGGCGCCGTCGAACTCCTCACGGATACCCGGGCATGGCCCGAGACCGACCACCCGCGTCGCGCGGCCGTCTCGTCGTTCGGGCTGAGTGGTACCAACGCCCACGTCATCCTGGAACAGGCTCCCGCCGAGGAGCCGTCCGATCCGGCTCCGGACGGAGACGCGGACGGTGGCCCGGTAGGTTCGCTGCCGGTGCTGCCCTGGATCCTGTCCGGCACCAGCCCCAAGGCCCTGCGCGCCCAGGCCGAAAGCCTGGCAGCGTTCATCGACGCTCACCAGGAGGACGCGACCCCGCTCGACCTCGCGTACTCCCTGGCCACCACCCGCGCGGCCCTGCACCACCGGGCCGTCCTGCTCACCACCGACCCCGACGACGCCCGCACCCGCCTCACAGCCCTCGCGGCGGGAGATGAACCCGCGGGCGTCGTCCAAGGCAGCATGACCAACGGGAAACTCGCCTTCCTCTTCACCGGACAGGGCAGTCAGCGCCCCGGCATGGGCCGCGAACTCTACGAAACCTTCCCCACCTACAGGGACGCCCTCGACGAGGCGATCAGCCACCTCGACCCCCACCTGCCCCAACCACTGCGCACAGTCATCTGGGACACCGACAACACCGAACTCCTGGACCGCACCGAATACACCCAGCCCGCACTCTTCGCCCTCGAAGTCGCACTCTTCCGACTCCTCGAGTCATGGGGCATCCGCCCCGACTACGTCGCCGGACACTCCATCGGAGAACTCGCCGCCGCCCACGTCGCCGGCGCCCTCACCCTCCAGGACGCCGCCACCCTCGTCGCCGCCCGCGGACGCCTCATGCAAGCCCTCCCCACAACCGGCACCATGATCGCCATCCAGGCCACCGAAGACGAGATCCGCCCCCACCTCACCGACCACGTCACCATCGCCGCACTCAACACCCCCACCTCCACCGTCATCTCCGGCGACACAACCCAAGCCCAGACCATCGCCAACCACTTCGCCGACCGCAAAACCAAACACCTCCGCACCTCCCACGCCTTCCACTCCCCCCTCATGAACCCCATGCTCGAGGAATTCGGGAGAACAGCCGACACCCTCACCCACCACACCCCCCACATCCCCCTCATCTCCAACACCACCGCCGAACCCCACACCCCCGACCCCCACTACTGGACCACCCACGCACGCGACACCGTCCGCTTCACCCACACCCTCACCACCCTCCACACCCACGGCGTCACCACCTACCTCGAAATCGGCCCCGACGCCGTCCTGACCGCCATGGCCCAGGACACCCTCACCGACCACCACCTCACCTTCACCCCCACCCTCCGCCCCCACCACAACGAAACCCACACCACCCTCACCGCCCTCAGCCACCTCCACACCCACGGCACAACCATCAACTGGCAAGCCGTCTTCGCCCACACCCACGCCCACACCACCCCCCTCCCCACCTACGCCTTCCAACACCAGCACTACTGGTGGACTCCTCCGGAGAACGCGCGGAGTGGCGGTGCTCCGGCCGACCCCATGGACACCGTGTTCTGGGACACGGTCGAGCAGGGGGCCAAGAGCGAGGGCTACGAGTCGCTGGCGGACCGGCTTGAGGTGGACGCGGCGGCCCTCGGTGAGGTACTGCCCGCACTGAATGTGTGGCGGCAGGACCACCGGGAGCTGCACACGGTGGACTCATGGCGGTACCGGGTGACTTGGCGGCCCGTCAGCGGTGACGGGCTCACCGAGCCGCTGTCCGGAACGTGGGCGGTGCTGATCCCGGTGGCGGGCGATGCCACGGTCGAGGCGGACGTACAGGCCGTCGTCGCGGGGCTGGACCGAGCCGGTGTGCGTACGGTCGCCGTGAACGTCGGCACGAAGTCCGACCGGGACGTCGACCGCGCGGACCTGGCGCGGCAACTGCGCAGCCACGTGGCCCCGGAGGACCTCGCGGGTGTGGTGTCACTGCTGGGGCTCGACGGGCGGGCACACGACCGTCATCCGGCGCTGTCGCGCGGCGGGGCGGCGACGGTGGTCGCCGTCCAGGCGCTGAGCGACGCGCGCATCACCGCGCGCCTGTGGTGCGTGACGTCCGGGGCGGTCGCGGTGGACCGTCCGGGGGAGCTGACCGATCCCGCTCAGTCGGCGCTGTGGGGACTGGGAATCGGGCTCTCGGTCGAGGCGCCGGACACCTGGGGCGGTCTGGTGGACCTGCCGCCTGCCCCGGACAGGCAGGCCGTCGACCGACTGTGCTCGGTGCTGGCCGGGTCGGGCGAGGACCAGATCGCGGTCCGCACCCAGGGCGTCTTCGCCCGCCGGATGGTCAGGGCGGCTCGTCAGGACCGTACGACCGCACAGCAGGCGTGGCGTCCCCGGGGAACCACACTCATCACCGGCGCGACCGGCGCTCTCGGTGCCCATGTGGCGCGCTGGCTGGCCGGCCACGGCGCCGGGCACCTGCTGCTGACCAGCCGCCGTGGCCCGGCGGCCGACGGCGCGGGCGAGCTGGCGGCGGAGCTGGAGGCGCTCGGCACCCGGGTGACGATGCTGGCCTGCGACGTGGCCGACCGCGAATCGTTGCGCGCGGCCTTGGACACGGTGCCGGCCGAACACCCGTTGACCGGTGTGTTCCACGCGGCAGGCGCCCCTCAGCGGATGGCGGCGTTGACCGAACTGTCACTCGACGAAGTGGCCGAGGTGGCACGGGCCAAGGTGCTCGGCGCACGCCACCTGGACGAGCTGCTGGGCGACGCCCCGCTGGACGCCTTCGTCCTGTTCTCATCGGGAGCCGCCGTGTGGGGCAGCACGGGGCAGTCCGCCTACGCCGCCGCCAACGCGTTCCTGGACGGACTCGCCCATGCCCGCCGTGCCCAGGGGCGGGCGGTGACGTCCGTCGCGTGGGGGTCGTGGGACGGCGGCATGGTCGACGACGAACTGCGGGCGCTGACCGAGCGCATCGGCGCTCCGGTGATGCGGCCGGCTCTGGCGCTGCGCGCCCTGGGCGACGCACTGGACGGTGGCGAGAGTCACCTGGTGGTCGCGGACTTCGACTGGTCCCGGTTCGCGCCGACGTTCGTCCTGGCCCGTACCCGCCCGCTGCTGGACGCGCTGCCCGAGGTACAGGAGGCACTCGTGGAACCGGCGGAGTCGGCGGACACGCCCGCCGGGGTGTCGCTGGCGGACCGGCTCGCCGGGATACCGGCGGCCGAACAGCACCGGGTTCTGCTCGATCTGGTGCGTACGCAGCTGGCGCAGGTGCTCGGCTACGTCGACGCCGCCGAGCTGGACATCGAGCGCGCCTTCGACAGCCTCGGGATCGACTCGGTGGCCGCCGTCGACATCCGGACCCGGCTCGGCGCGGCGACGGGCCTGAAGCTGCCGACGACGATCGTCTTCGACCACGCGAGTCCCAAGGCACTGGCCGGGTTCCTGCACGCGGAGCTGTGCCTGGACGACGCTGCGGCCGGGCGGGGCGCGCCGGCTCTCACGGGTCTGGACCGACTGGAGCAGGCCATCGCCGCGCTCTCGCCGCAGGAGATCCAGGAGAACCGCGTGTCAGCGCGGCTCCAGGCACTGGTGGCACAGGTGAACGGGGTCGTCGCGGCGGCCGGCCCGGGCGCGGATGTGAGCGAACAGCTCGGCTCCGCCAGCGCCGATGACGTCTTCGACTTCATCGACAACGAACTGGGCCTGGCCTGA